In Alkalihalobacillus sp. FSL W8-0930, a single window of DNA contains:
- the refZ gene encoding forespore capture DNA-binding protein RefZ → MSEVTKVKILTSATALFQRQGYHGTSVRDIAQDASVNIALVSYYFGGKKGLFETLLIQFYEGYIKELDRESLYNERESAYDRLLTFVRSLINYQRSQHQLARMVHREMSVDSTLVREVMATYLQKEKHEFSRLIKHGMAVGEFRRQPVDFVIIQLRSMITLPFMSPQYLWELFQLNPKESYFIDRYMDHLEAWIASGLSTDPSVHIQSKPHIRIKQMY, encoded by the coding sequence ATGAGTGAAGTAACCAAGGTAAAGATTTTAACGTCCGCTACTGCATTGTTTCAAAGGCAAGGCTATCATGGCACTTCAGTCAGAGATATTGCACAAGACGCGTCTGTTAATATTGCTTTGGTTTCTTATTATTTTGGCGGGAAGAAAGGGTTATTTGAAACGCTGCTCATTCAATTTTATGAAGGGTATATAAAAGAATTAGATCGAGAGAGTTTATATAATGAACGTGAATCCGCATATGATCGTTTACTTACCTTTGTTCGCTCGTTGATTAACTATCAGCGTTCACAGCATCAACTTGCCCGAATGGTCCACCGTGAGATGTCTGTTGATTCAACGCTCGTTAGGGAAGTGATGGCGACCTACCTTCAAAAAGAGAAGCATGAATTTTCACGTTTGATTAAACATGGTATGGCAGTCGGGGAGTTCCGTAGACAACCGGTTGATTTTGTCATCATTCAGTTACGAAGTATGATTACATTACCTTTTATGTCTCCACAATATTTGTGGGAGCTCTTTCAATTAAACCCTAAAGAATCCTATTTTATTGATCGATATATGGATCACTTAGAAGCGTGGATTGCATCAGGTTTAAGCACAGATCCAAGTGTTCACATTCAATCAAAACCCCATATTCGTATTAAACAAATGTATTAA
- a CDS encoding GAF domain-containing protein codes for MFQSSTYSDNQEKAYTLLNKQLDALLEGETDQVANLANASALLNQFLNDVNWVGFYLTKEEQSLILGPFQGMPACVHIEFGKGVCGTAAAKQETIRVADVHQFPGHIACDAASRSEIVIPLIKDGKTIGVLDIDSPSLERFNEEDEKYLKQFAEILVKHL; via the coding sequence ATGTTCCAATCCTCTACTTATTCTGATAATCAAGAAAAAGCGTACACGTTATTAAATAAACAACTAGATGCTTTACTCGAGGGAGAGACAGACCAGGTGGCAAACCTAGCAAACGCTAGTGCCCTTTTAAATCAGTTTTTAAATGATGTGAACTGGGTCGGATTCTACCTAACAAAGGAAGAACAATCGTTAATTCTTGGACCATTCCAGGGAATGCCTGCATGTGTTCATATTGAATTTGGTAAAGGTGTTTGTGGGACTGCCGCAGCGAAGCAAGAGACCATTCGTGTAGCGGATGTACACCAATTCCCTGGCCATATTGCATGTGACGCAGCGTCCCGTTCAGAAATTGTTATTCCTCTTATTAAAGATGGAAAAACAATTGGGGTATTAGATATCGACAGCCCTAGCCTGGAACGCTTTAACGAGGAAGACGAGAAGTATTTGAAGCAGTTTGCGGAAATTCTTGTGAAGCATCTGTAA